The nucleotide sequence TATTATTCATATTGGTCGCAGTCGTAATATCAAAAAAAGAGTAAACCAACATTTTACTGGAATCACCCATACTGCTAAAAAAATACAGAAAGAAGTCTTTACAGTAACTTATGAGGAAACTGGAAACGAATTGATTGCTATTTTAAAGGAAACGGAAGCCATCAAGAAAAACCGCCCTGTTTACAACAGGATTCCACGTAAAAACAGCTTAGCCTGGTCTATTTATTCAGAAAAAGACAAAAACGGATACCTCAATCTCAAATTGCAAAAAACGGACGGACGTAAAAAAGAAATCACCTCTTACGCCAATGAAACAGATGGAAAAAATGCCTTATTTCGCATCACAGCTGATTACCAACTCTGCCAAAAATTAACGGGCTTGTACCAAACTAAAGCAGCCTGTTTCCAACATAAAATTAAAGAATGTGATGGCGCTTGCCTTGGTGAAGTTTCTGCAGCTGAATACAATGAGCGTGTAAAATCATACATCGATAAGAACAATTTTGAGAATACCAATATAGTGATTGTGGATAGAGGCCGCACCATCAACGAACGTTCTGCTATTTTAATCGAAAATGGACAATTAAAAGGTTATGCTTTTTATGATTTAAACTATCAAATCACTCAAATCGATATTCTTAAAAACATTTTGATTCCTATGACTAACACACGTGAAACAAGACACATCATACAAACCTATCTCAAGAAAAATAAAGGCCATAAGATTATGAAGTTCTAACCAAACGACCACCATTCAACCACAGATTATGACAAACATAAAATCAAATTACCAGCTTTTTAGACAAAGAGTCTATATCATTATATACGGTACTACAACTAGGGCAGGTCGCTTATTCGATTTTATTTTATTAGGACTTATTCTCCTTAGCGTCCTATTGGTTATGATGGAAACCGTTGCTGGATTTGATGCCAAATACCATTTTGAGCTCGTTTTTCTAGAATGGTTAATTACTTTTTTCTTTACTGTAGAGTATATTTTACGTATTCTCACCATTAATAAACCTTGGAAATACATCTTTAGTTTTTATGGCATTATCGATTTAATTGCCATTTTACCCATGTATTTATCGCTTCTCTATCTCGGTTCAAACATCTTTAGTGTGGTACGCTCCCTGCGTCTAATGCGATTGTTTAAAATCCTAAACCATCCACAATTCAGCCGACAATCGATACAACTCAAAGAAGCCATTAGTGCCAGCAAAGGAAAAATCATTGTTTTTATCTATTTTGTTCTCATAATCACCATCATCGTTGGCTCTGTCATGTATCTTGTCGAAGGCAAAGAAAGTGGCTTCACCAGCATTCCTGCGGGTATTTACTGGACCATTGTAACCCTAACAACTGTTGGCTATGGCGATATTTCACCCGTCACCCCATTGGGACAATTCATAGCGTCTTTCGTTATGATTTTAGGGTACGGCATCATAGCAGTTCCTACTGGTATCGTTACCGCCGAAATTGCAAAAAGACATCAATATATTCATAATCATCCCGAAGCTCCTTGTCCTGGATGCGGCAAGGATGAATATCCTAACAACGCACTTTATTGTCCTCAATGCGGACATATACTAAAGGAATAAATTATTTTATGAAGCTATTTCCAGCTATACACTACAACTCCTCCTCCTTCAAGTTGTATTTCTAAGTCATAAAAGGAGCTCCTAAAGTCGCTCTTTTATAACAAGAAATACTAACTTGCAGTCGTCCGGGGTTTTCGTTTCTATCTGGGCTAAAAACTATGAAGTACCTAATTACCATTATCGGTCCCACAGCTATTGGCAAAACCGCCTTGAGTATTCAATTGGCAAATCATTTTCAATGCGAAATTGTTTCCTGTGATAGCCGTCAGTTTTTTAAGGAAATGAGCATCGGAACCGCTGTTCCTAATCCAACCGAATTGGCTTCGGCAACACATCATTTCATCCAAAACAAATCTATTTTTGAAAACTACACTGTAGGTGATTACGAAAAAGAAGCCATTGCCAAAATCGAAGCATTATTTCAAACCAATGATTATGTGGTCTTAGTAGGTGGTTCAGGTTTATACGTCAATGCTGTTTTAAAAGGTTTTGATGAATTCCCAGAAATTGATCCATCCATTCGTGCCGAAGTGAATGCAAAATACGAACAACTAGGCATCGGTTTTTTGCAAGAACAACTTCAAAAATTAGACCCAACATATTACCAAACTATCACAACCGAAAACCCGCAAACCTTACAAAATCCACAACGCATGATGCGTTTTGTCGAAGTTTGTATTGGTACTGGAAAGCCCTATTCCTCTTTTTTAAACCAAAAGAAAAACAGCCGCTCCTTCACCCCTATCCTCATAGGTCTTGAAGCTGATAGAGCCATAATGTACAATCGTATCAATCAACGAGTAGATATTATGATTAACGAAGGGCTATTGGCAGAAGCCAAAAAACTTCACCCACACAAAGAATTAAATGCATTGCAAACAGTGGGTTATCGAGAATTATTCAGTTTTTTTGAGGGCGAAATCAAATTAGATTTTGCTATAGAGGAAATCAAGAAAAACACCCGTCGGTTTGCAAAACGCCAGCTCACCTGGTTTAAAAGAGACGAAAACACCAAATGGTTTGATTTTTTAACTCCAAAAGAAGCAATCATTAAATATATTGATGGGAAATTAAATCGATAATTTAATTCAAAATCCAATACTATAAACCAAATTCTAATACTGAACAAATACCTTTTAACCAATAACACATAACTTTTAACTAAAACCAAAAAATGCCACTATCATCTCTATTCACCTCTGTTTACAGCAAAGAATATGAAATCAATTTCACTCAATGCTTACCATCTGGATGTTTAAAATATACTGAATTATGCAATTTATTGCAACTTACAGCCGCTACGCATGCAGATTTAGGAGGTATTAGTTTTAGTGATATGCAAGAATTTAATCAAGCTTGGGTTTTGAGTAGAATGCGTGTAGAGATCACAGCTTTGCCACAATGGCGCGACGTAGTGACAGTAAAAACTTGGATTAACACATTAGAGAATTCACGTTCTATACGTGCATTAGAAATGTATGTCAATGGAAATAAAATCGCAGGATGTGAAACCTTTTGGGCTGTTTTTAATACTGAAAAACGGCGTCCAGAACTACTGAATTTACCTCACGATCATTTTGAGTTATTCCCCGACCGTAAAGCAACTGCAGAAGCATTTTCCAAAATTGATATCAATCCTGAAAAAGAAGAAGTGTTTGAAAAAACAGTGATTCTGTCTGATTTGGACATTGTCAACCATGTCAATAATGTCAAGTACTTAGAATGGTGCATGGATTTAGTAGATGAAAAAATCATCTTAAATCAAGAAATAAAAAGCTTCGAAATGAATTTCATGAGAGAACTATCACTCAGAGATAAGGTTGTGATTCATGAAAACGTTTCCGATGAATCCATCGTTTTTAGCATCACTAAAGAAGACAAAAACTGTTATGCTTTACAGCTAAACTTGGTTTAAATCACTTCTTTTACAATATTTCTAAGAACAGGAATGACTTCCTCTTCAAACCAAGGATTATTCTTTTGCCAAATTTTATTTCGAGGTGAGGGATGTACTAATGGCAAATAGAGTGGTAAAAACTGATGGTAATTTTTGATATTATCCGTTATTCTAACACTGCTTTGTTCTTTTAAATATCGCTTTTGAGCATATTGACCTATCAAGATTATCAACTTCACTTCCTTCATTTCCTGTAATAATTGTGGGTGCCATAAAGGAGCACATTCCGGACGAGGAGGCAAGTCTCCACTTTTTCCTGAACCCGGAAAACAAAAACCCATTGGTATCAATGCAAATAACTTAGGATTGTAAAACTGCTCATCTGTTACCTGAAGCCAACGTCTTAACTCTTTACCACTTTGATCATCCCAAGGAATTCCTGATTCTTGTACTTTCCTTCCTGGAGCTTGTCCTATAATTACAATTTTTGATGTAGCACTTGCTTGAACAATTGGGCGGGGTAAAAATGGTAAATAGGATTCACAGACTCTACAACTTTTTATATTTTCTAGTAATTTTTTCATTCTTGCTTTGGATACAATGATTAATCTAATTTAATAAAAATACCCTTCCTTAGTTTTTACGCTATTTAGTTTTCTTGTTAAGAACGTTAAAATTTAAATAAATATGCTCTATTTTTTATTATTTGTTAGGACAACTAACTAACTTTGTATTGTACTTTAACTATCACTTAATAACCTTAAAAAATACTATCATGAAAAAATCAATTTTTTACCACGCAGGTTGTCCAGTCTGTCTTAGTGCAGAACAAGACATTATCGAATTAATTGGTCAGTCAAATGTTGAAATAGTACATTTGGGTGAGGAAAAAACAAAAATTGACGAAGCTGTAAAAGCTGGAATCAAAAGTGTACCCGCACTGGTTACACCAAACGGCAATGTACTCCACATCAATTTTGGAGCATCTATCGCTGATGTAAAAGGATAAAATAATACAACCCTAATCCGCATTGGAACACAGAGCTGTCGGAAGAAAGATCTATGTAAAAAAATTAATAAAAACCTAATGCAGATTTTGAGTTAAAAATTATTTTTTAATAATTAAATTTAGGATTACTAACTTTGAGAACCGAAAGTACACTACTTTCGGTTCTTTATATAAAATAGTATGGAAAGTATCTTTAATTTAGACCATCAAAATTCTAATCTCGATAACAAAATTATTGCGGGCTTAGAACGTATTTCGCAAGTTTTTAAAACCTTACTTTGGGAAAAATCTAAAACTTTAAATTTAAGTCCAATACAAATTCAACTACTTATTTTTATCCAATATCATTCCGATAAAAAAAATACTGTAAGCTATTTGGCTCAAGAGTTTAATGTTACAAAACCTACTATTAGTGACACCATTAAAACATTGGAACAAAAACAACTCATCACTAAAGTTACTGACAAAAAAGACAGCCGCAGTTTTAGTATTAAAATTACAGCATCAGGGCAAAAAATAGTCGCAGAAACAGAGGATTTCATCAACCCTCTCAAGAAAATCATTGAAAAATCAAATCCTGACGACAAATTGGTTTTATGGGATACCATTACCACTATGATTCAGCAATTGAATCAATTACAAATCATAAGTGTACAAAGAACTTGCTATAATTGCCGTTATTATAGTTTAAACGAAGGAAATTCGTTTTGCAACTTACTCCAACAAAAACTAAAAAAAGAAGATATTCGTATTGACTGTCCTGAATTTGAACAAAATACCACAAACTAATCTTCATCTTAATTCAAAAAAAAAGCTCCGATTTCTCGAAGCTTTCTAATATTAGTCTTTTTTAACCACTAGTCTAAATCCTTCACCATGAATATTCAGGATTTCAACATTTTCATCTTGTTTAAGGTATTTACGTAATTTTGCAATATATACGTCCATACTACGTGATGTGAAATAATTGTCATCTCTCCAGATTTTAGTCAAAGCTAACTCCCTTGGCATTAAATCATTTTCGTGAAGAATCAACATTTTTAATAATTCGTTTTCTTTTGGAGACAACTTTATTGGCTCTTGATTGTCAAAAGTTAAGAATCGTAGTTTTGAGTTCAAGTGAAATTTACCCACATTAAATTCAAATTGTACTTGCTCAGCTTTTACATCAGAAGATTTACGTTGGATAATCGCTTTTATTTTCATCAACAACACTTCTGAATCAAAAGGTTTGTTTAAATAATCATCAGCACCTGCTTTGTATCCTTTCAAGACATCTTCTTTCATTGACTTAGCCGTTAAGAAAATAATAGGCACTTCGCTATTTTTTTCTCTAATTTCTTTTGCCAATGTATAACCATCTTTATAAGGCATCATAACATCTAGGATGCATAAATCATAATTATCTTTCTTGAATTTTTCGAAACCTTCCATTCCATTTTTTGCCAAGGTAACATCAAAGTCATTTAGCATTAAATAATCTTTTAGGACTGCT is from Flavobacterium sp. NG2 and encodes:
- a CDS encoding exonuclease domain-containing protein, whose translation is MYAILDIETTGGQFNEEGITEIAIYKFDGHEIVDQFISLVNPEIPIQPFVVKLTGINNAMLRSAPKFFEVAKRIIEMTEGTVIVAHNATFDYRILRTEFRRLGYDFESRTICTVELAKKLIPEQESYSLGKLVRALGIPVTDRHRASGDALATVKLFKMLLEKDVEKNIVKDFIKLEVEKGIAPKLLDIVNGLPAKTGVYFIHNEAGTIIHIGRSRNIKKRVNQHFTGITHTAKKIQKEVFTVTYEETGNELIAILKETEAIKKNRPVYNRIPRKNSLAWSIYSEKDKNGYLNLKLQKTDGRKKEITSYANETDGKNALFRITADYQLCQKLTGLYQTKAACFQHKIKECDGACLGEVSAAEYNERVKSYIDKNNFENTNIVIVDRGRTINERSAILIENGQLKGYAFYDLNYQITQIDILKNILIPMTNTRETRHIIQTYLKKNKGHKIMKF
- a CDS encoding ion transporter, which gives rise to MTNIKSNYQLFRQRVYIIIYGTTTRAGRLFDFILLGLILLSVLLVMMETVAGFDAKYHFELVFLEWLITFFFTVEYILRILTINKPWKYIFSFYGIIDLIAILPMYLSLLYLGSNIFSVVRSLRLMRLFKILNHPQFSRQSIQLKEAISASKGKIIVFIYFVLIITIIVGSVMYLVEGKESGFTSIPAGIYWTIVTLTTVGYGDISPVTPLGQFIASFVMILGYGIIAVPTGIVTAEIAKRHQYIHNHPEAPCPGCGKDEYPNNALYCPQCGHILKE
- the miaA gene encoding tRNA (adenosine(37)-N6)-dimethylallyltransferase MiaA, producing MKYLITIIGPTAIGKTALSIQLANHFQCEIVSCDSRQFFKEMSIGTAVPNPTELASATHHFIQNKSIFENYTVGDYEKEAIAKIEALFQTNDYVVLVGGSGLYVNAVLKGFDEFPEIDPSIRAEVNAKYEQLGIGFLQEQLQKLDPTYYQTITTENPQTLQNPQRMMRFVEVCIGTGKPYSSFLNQKKNSRSFTPILIGLEADRAIMYNRINQRVDIMINEGLLAEAKKLHPHKELNALQTVGYRELFSFFEGEIKLDFAIEEIKKNTRRFAKRQLTWFKRDENTKWFDFLTPKEAIIKYIDGKLNR
- a CDS encoding acyl-[acyl-carrier-protein] thioesterase, yielding MPLSSLFTSVYSKEYEINFTQCLPSGCLKYTELCNLLQLTAATHADLGGISFSDMQEFNQAWVLSRMRVEITALPQWRDVVTVKTWINTLENSRSIRALEMYVNGNKIAGCETFWAVFNTEKRRPELLNLPHDHFELFPDRKATAEAFSKIDINPEKEEVFEKTVILSDLDIVNHVNNVKYLEWCMDLVDEKIILNQEIKSFEMNFMRELSLRDKVVIHENVSDESIVFSITKEDKNCYALQLNLV
- a CDS encoding uracil-DNA glycosylase family protein codes for the protein MKKLLENIKSCRVCESYLPFLPRPIVQASATSKIVIIGQAPGRKVQESGIPWDDQSGKELRRWLQVTDEQFYNPKLFALIPMGFCFPGSGKSGDLPPRPECAPLWHPQLLQEMKEVKLIILIGQYAQKRYLKEQSSVRITDNIKNYHQFLPLYLPLVHPSPRNKIWQKNNPWFEEEVIPVLRNIVKEVI
- a CDS encoding thioredoxin family protein, with amino-acid sequence MKKSIFYHAGCPVCLSAEQDIIELIGQSNVEIVHLGEEKTKIDEAVKAGIKSVPALVTPNGNVLHINFGASIADVKG
- a CDS encoding MarR family winged helix-turn-helix transcriptional regulator, whose translation is MESIFNLDHQNSNLDNKIIAGLERISQVFKTLLWEKSKTLNLSPIQIQLLIFIQYHSDKKNTVSYLAQEFNVTKPTISDTIKTLEQKQLITKVTDKKDSRSFSIKITASGQKIVAETEDFINPLKKIIEKSNPDDKLVLWDTITTMIQQLNQLQIISVQRTCYNCRYYSLNEGNSFCNLLQQKLKKEDIRIDCPEFEQNTTN
- a CDS encoding response regulator transcription factor → MENINKRILLVEDDLNFGAVLKDYLMLNDFDVTLAKNGMEGFEKFKKDNYDLCILDVMMPYKDGYTLAKEIREKNSEVPIIFLTAKSMKEDVLKGYKAGADDYLNKPFDSEVLLMKIKAIIQRKSSDVKAEQVQFEFNVGKFHLNSKLRFLTFDNQEPIKLSPKENELLKMLILHENDLMPRELALTKIWRDDNYFTSRSMDVYIAKLRKYLKQDENVEILNIHGEGFRLVVKKD